The following coding sequences are from one Culex quinquefasciatus strain JHB chromosome 1, VPISU_Cqui_1.0_pri_paternal, whole genome shotgun sequence window:
- the LOC6047919 gene encoding phytanoyl-CoA dioxygenase domain-containing protein 1, whose translation MRNLLIDQIREDGYAVVDDFLSPDEVQELLEAGKNLHKDAPKEERKVFSTINSKTSQSRDRYFIESGDKVRYFFEEGSVGENGELLVDPSVALNKVGHALHSEHPVFTKVTMSNRVKEVCWQLGFQTPAVAQSMYIFKNPGIGGEVKSHQDATYLYTEPSTTIGFWIPLEDATLQNGCLHFIKGSHKSGVHRRYIRNPDASSPELLIYDRPAPLYPQSNFVAVPVKAGSLVLIHSQAVHRSDANRSDRSRHAYTFHVIETEGCEYSAENWLQPAEDRPFPVLYERDP comes from the exons ATACGCGAGGACGGTTACGCCGTCGTCGATGACTTTCTGTCCCCGGACGAGGTCCAGGAGTTGCTCGAAGCGGGCAAAAACCTGCACAAAGATGCCCCCAAGGAGGAACGCAAGGTGTTCAGCACGATCAACTCCAAAACGAGCCAGAGCCGGGACCGGTACTTTATCGAAAGTGGCGACAAAGTTCGGTACTTTTTCGAGGAGGGATCTGTCGGTGAGAACGGAGAGCTGCTGGTGGACCCTTCGGTCGCGCTGAACAAGGTCGGCCACGCGCTGCACTCGGAACATCCGGTTTTCACGAAGGTTACCATGTCGAATCGGGTGAAGGAGGTTTGCTGGCAGTTGGGCTTCCAGACGCCGGCCGTTGCGCAGAGCATGTACATCTTCAAGAACCCGGGCATTGGTGGAGAGGTCAAATCACACCAGGATGCCACATATTTGTACACAGAACCTAGCACGACCATCGGGTTCTGGATTCCGCTGGAGGACGCCACGCTGCAGAATGGATGTTTGCACTTTATCAAGGGATCGCACAAGAGTGGAGTTCACAGGAG GTACATTCGCAACCCGGACGCGTCCTCACCGGAACTGCTCATCTACGATCGCCCCGCACCCCTCTACCCGCAGTCCAACTTTGTGGCCGTCCCCGTCAAAGCGGGCTCGCTGGTCCTCATCCACAGCCAGGCCGTCCACCGGAGCGATGCGAACCGATCGGACCGTAGCCGGCACGCGTACACCTTCCACGTGATCGAAACCGAGGGCTGCGAGTACTCCGCCGAGAACTGGCTCCAGCCGGCCGAGGATCGACCCTTCCCGGTGCTGTACGAGCGGGATCCCTGA